From Spartinivicinus ruber, the proteins below share one genomic window:
- the mlaE gene encoding lipid asymmetry maintenance ABC transporter permease subunit MlaE has product MIHDFWAFLRRLGQAGLLKVEAIGRSGIYLMLAIFGRSGFGSRFQLLLQQLYSVGVLSLIIIAVSGLFIGMVLGLQGYNILVRYGSQEAVGQMVALTLVRELGPVVTALLFAGRAGSALTAEIGLMKATEQLSSMEMIGVDPLKRIVAPRFWAGFISMPLLVAIFNMVGVVGGAMVGVDWLSIDEGSFWGNMQQTVNFGDDVVNGIIKSLVFGFVVTWIAVFQGYDTLPTSEGISRATTKTVVYSSLAILGLDFILTAVMFGDL; this is encoded by the coding sequence GTGATTCATGATTTTTGGGCATTTTTACGCAGACTGGGGCAAGCTGGACTGCTTAAAGTAGAAGCGATTGGTCGCTCAGGCATTTATTTGATGCTGGCAATTTTCGGTCGCTCAGGATTTGGCTCTCGGTTTCAGCTATTGCTCCAGCAGCTTTACTCTGTTGGTGTTCTATCGCTCATTATTATTGCCGTGTCAGGTCTGTTTATAGGCATGGTGCTTGGTTTACAAGGCTATAACATATTAGTGCGTTATGGTTCTCAAGAAGCGGTTGGGCAGATGGTTGCCTTGACTTTGGTTCGTGAGCTTGGGCCAGTTGTTACAGCACTACTATTCGCAGGTCGGGCAGGCTCTGCTTTGACAGCTGAAATTGGCTTGATGAAGGCTACCGAGCAACTGTCTAGTATGGAAATGATAGGGGTTGATCCTTTAAAGCGAATTGTTGCTCCTCGGTTTTGGGCTGGGTTTATTTCCATGCCATTGTTAGTGGCCATCTTTAACATGGTGGGTGTTGTTGGTGGTGCTATGGTGGGTGTTGACTGGCTTTCTATTGATGAAGGATCTTTCTGGGGCAACATGCAACAAACAGTGAATTTTGGTGATGATGTAGTTAATGGCATTATCAAAAGCTTAGTGTTTGGTTTTGTTGTTACCTGGATCGCGGTTTTTCAGGGCTATGATACCCTCCCTACCTCAGAAGGCATTAGTCGTGCTACGACTAAGACCGTGGTTTATTCATCCCTAGCAATCCTGGGACTCGACTTTATCTTAACTGCAGTTATGTTTGGAGATTTATAA
- a CDS encoding MlaC/ttg2D family ABC transporter substrate-binding protein has product MKVMTQWLSKLVVVFGWLLAVSTVVSAHAAESPDATVKTTTDKMLTVIKEGKQTYKQAPDQFYSQLLTVLEPVVAFDVIARGVMSIKYSKQASDLQIEQFTKAFKVSMVEFYGKALLKYDNEKIEVHPVNKAALKKRKVPVDMTIYASGGTTYPLTYTMFKDKKSNQWKMRNVIVNGINIGKLFRTQFSEAMQQNKGDLQQVINNWTDIMKTANEKKGKS; this is encoded by the coding sequence ATGAAAGTGATGACTCAATGGTTATCAAAGTTAGTGGTAGTTTTTGGCTGGCTTTTAGCTGTATCAACAGTTGTTTCCGCTCATGCAGCTGAAAGCCCAGATGCAACAGTGAAAACAACAACTGATAAGATGCTGACAGTGATCAAAGAAGGTAAGCAAACCTATAAACAGGCACCAGATCAATTTTACTCACAGCTGCTGACGGTTTTAGAGCCCGTTGTTGCCTTTGATGTTATTGCTCGTGGAGTAATGAGTATTAAATATTCAAAGCAGGCGTCTGATCTACAAATTGAGCAGTTCACTAAAGCCTTTAAAGTGAGCATGGTTGAGTTTTATGGTAAAGCACTGTTGAAATACGATAATGAAAAAATAGAAGTACATCCAGTTAATAAAGCTGCCTTGAAAAAAAGAAAAGTGCCTGTAGATATGACTATCTATGCGTCAGGTGGGACAACTTATCCACTCACTTACACCATGTTCAAAGATAAAAAGTCGAACCAATGGAAAATGCGTAATGTGATTGTCAACGGAATTAATATTGGCAAACTATTTAGAACCCAGTTTTCTGAAGCAATGCAGCAGAACAAAGGTGACTTGCAACAAGTGATTAATAATTGGACTGATATTATGAAGACTGCAAATGAAAAGAAGGGTAAGTCTTAG
- a CDS encoding ATP-binding cassette domain-containing protein — translation MTAHDNNFVEIKGLSYRRGDRVIFDDIDISIPRGKVTGIMGPSGTGKTTLLRLIGAQLKPESGDIFVDGQNVPKLSRNELFKLRSKIGMLFQSGALFTDMSVYENVAFPLRVHTELPESMVHDIVLMKLQAVGLRGARDLMPSELSGGMARRVALARAIALDPVMIMYDEPFVGQDPIAMGVLVQLVRLLNDALNLTSIVVSHDIHETASIADFLYLISDAKVIGYGTPEELLNSDDPRITQFMQGLPDGPVPFHYPAQKYVDDLMGGGV, via the coding sequence ATGACAGCTCATGATAATAACTTTGTGGAAATCAAAGGGCTTAGCTATCGCCGCGGAGATAGGGTTATTTTCGATGATATCGATATTAGTATACCCCGCGGTAAAGTAACAGGCATTATGGGGCCTAGCGGCACTGGAAAAACCACCTTACTTAGGTTAATTGGTGCTCAGTTGAAACCAGAGTCAGGTGATATTTTTGTTGATGGGCAAAACGTACCTAAGTTGTCGCGTAATGAGTTATTTAAACTACGCAGTAAAATAGGCATGCTGTTTCAAAGTGGTGCCTTATTCACGGATATGAGTGTGTATGAAAACGTCGCCTTTCCACTGAGAGTTCACACAGAACTACCGGAATCGATGGTGCATGACATTGTTTTAATGAAGCTTCAGGCAGTGGGCTTACGTGGTGCGAGAGATTTAATGCCCAGTGAGTTATCTGGGGGGATGGCGCGTCGTGTCGCGTTGGCAAGGGCCATTGCGTTAGATCCAGTAATGATTATGTATGATGAGCCATTTGTTGGTCAGGATCCTATTGCAATGGGGGTATTGGTCCAATTAGTTCGTCTATTAAATGATGCTTTGAATTTAACCAGTATCGTTGTGTCCCATGATATCCATGAAACCGCAAGTATTGCAGATTTCTTGTATTTAATTAGTGATGCCAAAGTAATTGGCTATGGCACGCCAGAAGAACTACTGAATTCAGATGATCCAAGAATCACCCAGTTTATGCAGGGCTTACCTGATGGCCCAGTACCCTTCCACTACCCAGCTCAAAAATATGTTGATGATTTAATGGGAGGGGGTGTTTAG
- a CDS encoding STAS domain-containing protein: MADCEVLSIAPGQLKLVGSITFETATDIELQGRELLIKQVGSCTVDLAELEDGGSAALSVLLSWMRQAHHLSISLSMINMPIDLYDLARVGGLDSVLPIQIQAP; the protein is encoded by the coding sequence GTGGCCGACTGTGAAGTATTATCTATTGCGCCTGGGCAGCTAAAATTGGTTGGTAGTATAACTTTTGAAACTGCTACAGACATTGAGCTGCAAGGGCGAGAGTTATTAATAAAACAGGTTGGTAGTTGCACTGTAGACTTGGCAGAGCTGGAAGATGGCGGGAGTGCAGCTTTGTCAGTATTACTCTCCTGGATGCGTCAAGCTCATCATTTATCAATCAGCTTGTCTATGATCAATATGCCTATTGATCTCTATGATTTAGCAAGAGTAGGTGGTTTAGATTCTGTGTTGCCTATTCAAATTCAAGCGCCTTAG
- the murA gene encoding UDP-N-acetylglucosamine 1-carboxyvinyltransferase: protein MDKLIISGGVKLDGEIRISGAKNAALPILAATLLADEPVTVCNLPHLNDITTMIELFGRMGVELVIDEKLNVEVHANTIKSLHAPYELVKTMRASILVLGPMVAHFGQAEVALPGGCAIGSRPVDLHIRGLEAMGAEIKVEDGYIKAKVDGRLKGAKIFLDTVTVTGTENLLMAACLADGETIIENAAREPEVVDLAHCLIKMGAKITGHGTDTIRVQGVEKLSGCHYSVLPDRIETGTYLIAAAATGGRIKVKDTAPDTLDAVLVKLKEAGAHMGVGEDWIELDMKGRRPQAVSLKTAPYPAFPTDMQAQFTAMNAVAEGTGRITETIFENRFMHALEMIRMGADMVVEGNTVIVTGVSHLKAAPVMATDLRASASLVIAGLVADGDTVVDRIYHIDRGYECIEEKLQLLGAKIRRTPS from the coding sequence ATGGATAAACTGATTATTTCTGGTGGAGTAAAACTTGATGGTGAAATTAGAATTTCAGGGGCTAAGAACGCTGCTTTACCCATCCTAGCTGCAACGCTTCTGGCTGATGAGCCTGTAACTGTTTGTAACTTACCCCACCTAAATGATATTACCACAATGATTGAGCTGTTTGGCCGAATGGGGGTTGAACTGGTTATTGATGAAAAGCTCAATGTGGAAGTCCATGCTAATACGATAAAAAGCCTTCATGCTCCGTACGAGCTGGTGAAAACCATGCGAGCCTCGATTTTGGTTTTAGGACCAATGGTGGCTCATTTTGGCCAGGCTGAAGTTGCTTTACCAGGTGGTTGTGCAATTGGTAGCCGACCAGTTGACTTACACATCCGTGGCTTAGAGGCAATGGGAGCTGAGATTAAGGTCGAAGATGGTTACATCAAAGCAAAAGTAGATGGCCGCTTAAAAGGAGCCAAAATCTTCCTTGATACTGTGACTGTAACGGGTACTGAAAATCTGTTGATGGCAGCCTGTCTAGCAGACGGGGAAACCATTATTGAGAATGCGGCTAGAGAGCCTGAAGTAGTTGATCTTGCCCACTGTTTGATAAAAATGGGTGCCAAAATTACTGGTCATGGTACTGATACAATTCGGGTTCAAGGGGTGGAGAAACTGTCTGGTTGTCACTACTCCGTATTACCTGACCGTATTGAAACGGGTACCTATTTAATTGCTGCAGCGGCAACTGGTGGGCGAATTAAAGTTAAAGATACTGCACCTGATACCCTTGATGCTGTGCTCGTAAAGCTGAAAGAGGCGGGTGCTCATATGGGCGTGGGTGAAGACTGGATTGAACTTGATATGAAAGGTCGACGCCCTCAAGCTGTTAGTTTAAAAACAGCACCATACCCCGCGTTCCCAACCGATATGCAAGCACAGTTTACAGCGATGAATGCAGTAGCAGAAGGTACCGGGCGTATTACGGAAACCATTTTTGAGAATCGCTTTATGCATGCCCTGGAAATGATTCGAATGGGGGCTGATATGGTTGTTGAGGGTAATACTGTTATTGTCACTGGCGTCTCTCACTTAAAAGCGGCTCCAGTAATGGCGACTGATTTACGGGCTTCAGCCAGCTTAGTGATTGCAGGGCTGGTTGCTGATGGTGACACAGTAGTAGATCGTATCTA
- a CDS encoding BolA family protein, translating into MKQLVESALPNTEVVVEGEGCNFQLTLVSDELMALAPVKRQQQVYALLNEAITSGAIHAVTMKFFSVADWQAQSQ; encoded by the coding sequence GTGAAGCAGCTAGTAGAATCAGCTTTACCCAATACTGAAGTGGTAGTTGAAGGTGAGGGCTGTAACTTCCAATTAACATTAGTTAGCGATGAACTGATGGCTCTTGCTCCTGTAAAGCGTCAACAGCAGGTTTATGCTCTTTTGAATGAGGCAATTACCTCTGGTGCAATTCATGCGGTGACTATGAAGTTTTTTAGTGTGGCTGACTGGCAGGCTCAATCCCAATAA
- the mlaD gene encoding outer membrane lipid asymmetry maintenance protein MlaD, with amino-acid sequence MRMRTVEISVGAFMLAGIFALVMLALKVSGLSIENNQQTYRVHAFFDNVGGLSLRAKVSMSGVTIGRVVDIKLDKELYRAKVVMDIHSDVKNIPLDSTASILTSGLLGEQYIGISVGGEEEFLDDGDELEDTQSALILEDLIGKFLLNTVKQTDSE; translated from the coding sequence ATGCGCATGAGAACGGTGGAGATCAGCGTCGGTGCGTTCATGCTGGCAGGGATTTTTGCCCTGGTAATGCTAGCACTTAAAGTGAGCGGCTTGTCTATTGAAAATAATCAGCAAACCTACCGGGTTCATGCCTTTTTCGATAATGTTGGAGGGCTTAGCCTTCGAGCTAAAGTGTCGATGAGTGGTGTGACCATTGGGCGGGTAGTTGATATCAAGCTTGATAAAGAACTGTATCGAGCAAAAGTGGTAATGGATATTCATAGTGATGTTAAAAATATTCCCTTAGATAGTACCGCTAGTATATTAACCTCTGGCCTGTTGGGAGAGCAGTATATAGGCATTAGTGTGGGAGGGGAGGAAGAGTTTCTCGATGATGGTGATGAACTTGAAGATACTCAGTCTGCGCTGATTTTGGAAGATTTAATAGGAAAGTTCCTACTAAATACAGTCAAACAAACTGATAGTGAATAA